The following proteins are co-located in the Betta splendens chromosome 9, fBetSpl5.4, whole genome shotgun sequence genome:
- the LOC114861403 gene encoding cytochrome c oxidase assembly factor 6 homolog isoform X2 — MAAPNLAERKVCWAARDQMWKCLDDNDDKAAPCQNFRKELEAKCPAQWVKYFMKRRDFLKYKEKLQTEGFASADGPKETS; from the exons ATGGCGGCTCCAAACTTAGCCGAAAGGAAGGTCTGCTGGGCCGCCAGGGACCAGATGTGGAAATGTCTGGATGATAATGATGACAAAGCTGCCCCCTGCCAGAACTTCCGAAAAGAGCTTGAAGCAAAGTGCCCGGCTCAATGG GTGAAATACTTCATGAAGAGAAGAGACTTTTTGAAATACAAGGAAAAGCTGCAGACGGAAGGATTTGCATCGGCCGATGGGCCAAAGGAGACTTCGTAA